From the genome of Pelomonas sp. SE-A7, one region includes:
- a CDS encoding RtcB family protein, with protein MKEPQHIHEDVPGGVPLKMWTRGVPVEAEAKRQLTNAARLPIVFKHIAAMPDVHFGIGATVGSVIPTIKAIIPAAVGVDIGCGMIACKTTLRAEDLPDNLAPLRAAIERAVPHGRVPGNRDPGAWQKPPGSVDTAWGQLEPEFKELCRSYPKLEKTNHHKHLGTLGGGNHFIEVCLDEAGAVWFMLHSGSRGVGNAIGTMFIELAKQDAMRHQANLPDRDLAYFEEGSRYFGDYVRAVSWAQKFAATNREVMMRRVIEAAKTVLRKNFQSHIEAVNCHHNYVQREQHFGKDVFVTRKGAVSAKAGQLGIIPGSMGARSYIVRGKGNPESFESCSHGAGRVMSRGDAKRSFTLADHRAATEGVDCRKDKDVLDETPAAYKDIDAVMAAQADLVDVVHTLKQVVCVKG; from the coding sequence ATGAAAGAACCTCAACACATTCACGAAGACGTCCCCGGCGGCGTGCCGCTGAAGATGTGGACGCGTGGCGTGCCGGTGGAGGCCGAGGCCAAGCGCCAGCTCACCAATGCGGCGCGCCTGCCCATCGTCTTCAAGCACATCGCGGCCATGCCGGACGTGCACTTCGGCATCGGCGCCACCGTGGGATCGGTCATCCCGACCATCAAGGCCATCATTCCGGCGGCCGTGGGCGTGGACATTGGCTGCGGCATGATCGCCTGCAAGACCACGCTGCGCGCCGAAGACCTGCCCGACAACCTCGCCCCGCTGCGCGCGGCCATCGAACGCGCGGTGCCGCATGGCCGCGTGCCTGGCAACCGGGACCCGGGCGCCTGGCAGAAGCCGCCAGGCTCGGTGGACACGGCCTGGGGGCAGCTGGAGCCGGAGTTCAAGGAGCTGTGCCGCAGCTACCCGAAGCTGGAGAAGACCAACCATCACAAGCACCTGGGCACGCTGGGTGGCGGCAACCACTTCATCGAGGTCTGCCTCGACGAAGCCGGCGCGGTCTGGTTCATGCTGCACTCGGGTTCGCGCGGCGTGGGCAATGCCATCGGCACCATGTTCATCGAACTGGCCAAGCAGGACGCGATGCGCCATCAGGCCAATCTGCCGGACCGCGACCTGGCCTACTTCGAAGAAGGCAGCCGCTACTTCGGTGACTACGTGCGTGCCGTGAGCTGGGCTCAGAAGTTCGCTGCCACGAACCGCGAGGTCATGATGCGTCGTGTCATCGAGGCGGCCAAGACGGTTCTGCGCAAGAACTTCCAGAGCCACATCGAGGCGGTGAACTGCCACCACAACTATGTGCAGCGCGAGCAGCATTTTGGGAAGGATGTCTTCGTCACGCGCAAGGGAGCGGTGAGCGCCAAAGCTGGCCAGTTGGGCATCATCCCGGGCAGCATGGGCGCGCGCAGCTACATCGTGCGCGGCAAGGGCAATCCGGAGTCGTTCGAGTCCTGCTCGCATGGCGCTGGTCGCGTCATGAGCCGTGGCGACGCCAAGCGCAGCTTTACGCTGGCCGACCACCGCGCGGCCACGGAAGGCGTCGATTGCCGCAAGGACAAGGATGTGCTCGACGAGACGCCCGCGGCCTACAAGGACATCGATGCCGTTATGGCCGCGCAGGCCGACCTGGTCGACGTGGTACACACGCTGAAGCAGGTGGTTTGTGTGAAGGGCTGA
- a CDS encoding slipin family protein, whose protein sequence is MTIKRVNVKKNERGLLLRNGDFDRVLQPGSHWLFAGLDELRVELFALDAPAFVHRLTEYLLVKEPEVVAAEFVRVELNAHQVGLRTENGALVELLPPETRRLYWKGLVDVQVEVIDLDETIELSPALTALLLQTQLRPRSITGLAGVLQVIVPEHGAGILWVDGKIERLLGPGSFAFWKFNRNVSVELVDLRLQAVEVTGQEILTRDKVALRLNLSATWRFIDVLAAFKALAKPVDHLYRELQFGLRAAVGTRSLDELLENKSVIDEVVTAQVKDKLAALGLELTSVGVKDIVLPGEMKTILAQVVEAGKSAEANVIRRREETAATRSLLNTAKVMEDNPVALRLKELETLERVAERIDKISVFGGLDQVLNGLVKLR, encoded by the coding sequence ATGACGATCAAGCGTGTCAATGTGAAGAAGAACGAGCGCGGCTTGCTGCTGCGCAACGGCGATTTCGACCGTGTGCTGCAACCGGGTTCGCACTGGCTGTTCGCAGGCCTTGACGAGCTGCGGGTCGAGCTGTTCGCGCTGGATGCGCCGGCCTTCGTGCACCGCCTCACCGAGTACCTGCTGGTCAAGGAGCCCGAGGTGGTCGCGGCCGAGTTCGTTCGCGTCGAGTTGAATGCACATCAAGTCGGCCTGCGTACCGAGAACGGCGCGCTGGTCGAACTGCTGCCGCCCGAGACCCGGCGCCTCTATTGGAAGGGCCTGGTGGACGTGCAGGTCGAGGTCATCGACCTGGATGAAACCATCGAGCTGTCGCCCGCGCTGACTGCGCTGCTGCTGCAGACTCAGCTGCGTCCGCGCAGCATCACCGGCCTGGCCGGCGTGCTGCAGGTGATCGTGCCCGAACACGGCGCGGGCATCCTGTGGGTCGACGGCAAGATCGAGCGGCTGCTGGGCCCTGGTTCGTTCGCGTTCTGGAAGTTCAACCGCAACGTGAGCGTGGAGCTGGTGGACCTGCGGCTGCAGGCGGTCGAGGTGACGGGTCAGGAAATCCTGACCCGCGACAAGGTGGCGCTGCGGCTCAACCTCTCGGCGACCTGGCGCTTCATCGACGTGCTGGCCGCGTTCAAGGCGCTGGCCAAGCCGGTCGACCACCTGTATCGCGAGCTGCAGTTCGGCCTGCGCGCTGCGGTGGGCACGCGTTCGCTCGATGAGCTGCTCGAGAACAAGAGCGTCATCGACGAGGTCGTGACCGCCCAGGTCAAGGACAAGCTTGCAGCTCTCGGGCTGGAGCTCACCAGCGTCGGCGTGAAGGACATCGTGCTGCCGGGCGAGATGAAGACCATCCTCGCCCAAGTGGTGGAGGCCGGGAAGTCGGCCGAAGCCAACGTGATCCGCCGCCGCGAGGAAACCGCCGCGACCCGTTCGCTGCTGAACACCGCCAAGGTGATGGAGGACAACCCCGTCGCCCTGCGCCTCAAGGAGCTGGAAACCCTGGAGCGCGTGGCGGAGCGCATCGACAAGATCTCCGTGTTCGGAGGTCTGGACCAGGTGCTCAACGGGCTCGTGAAGCTGCGTTGA